The Apibacter raozihei genome contains a region encoding:
- a CDS encoding ABC transporter ATP-binding protein, which yields MLEINDLSFSYDSDKKIISSLTFHVEQGNMLALIGESGSGKSTILKLIYGLLDWESGEIIYNGRKLTGFKGNLVPGESEFKYLEQDFGLMPYATVGENVGKFLSNIDLKEKHERIVFLLSLVEMDEYIDSKADNLSGGQKQRVALAKALAQTPSVLLLDEPFSQVDTFKKSMLKRAVFDFAKENNISIVLATHEIEDALAFADEMIIIKKGTIVQKGLPADIYKMPENEYVANLFGETNVLSKEEFPGLSEYTHHSPVLVYPHQLILSDNGLRVKVLKSYYLGSHYLVESIYKFKRIWFHSPNFFLAGDECFLQIENFQIFD from the coding sequence ATGTTAGAAATTAATGACTTATCATTTTCATACGATTCAGATAAGAAAATAATATCATCTCTTACCTTTCATGTTGAACAGGGAAATATGCTGGCACTTATAGGTGAAAGCGGTAGTGGTAAGAGTACTATTCTGAAATTAATTTACGGCTTACTAGATTGGGAAAGCGGTGAAATTATTTACAATGGCCGTAAGCTTACCGGCTTCAAAGGAAATCTGGTACCCGGAGAATCTGAATTCAAATATCTGGAACAGGATTTCGGATTAATGCCTTATGCGACTGTAGGCGAAAATGTTGGGAAATTCTTATCTAATATAGATCTTAAAGAGAAACATGAACGCATTGTTTTTTTGTTAAGCCTGGTAGAAATGGATGAATATATAGATAGTAAAGCGGATAACTTAAGCGGCGGGCAAAAACAAAGAGTAGCTTTAGCTAAAGCTTTGGCTCAGACACCCTCTGTACTACTTTTGGATGAACCTTTTTCTCAGGTTGACACTTTTAAGAAAAGCATGTTAAAAAGAGCTGTTTTCGATTTTGCCAAAGAAAATAATATTTCTATTGTTCTTGCTACTCATGAAATTGAAGACGCTTTAGCCTTTGCTGATGAAATGATTATAATTAAAAAGGGAACTATTGTACAGAAAGGTTTACCCGCAGATATTTACAAAATGCCTGAAAATGAATATGTAGCAAACCTTTTCGGAGAAACCAACGTACTTTCCAAAGAAGAATTTCCCGGCTTATCAGAATATACTCATCATTCTCCTGTACTTGTTTACCCTCATCAATTGATACTTTCAGATAACGGATTAAGGGTTAAAGTCTTAAAAAGTTACTATCTAGGAAGTCATTACTTGGTTGAAAGTATTTATAAGTTTAAACGAATCTGGTTTCACAGCCCTAATTTCTTCCTGGCTGGAGATGAATGTTTTTTGCAAATTGAAAATTTTCAGATTTTTGATTAA
- a CDS encoding SGNH/GDSL hydrolase family protein, whose product MKKDQAFYVPILCLIFLAGLIALRYLPPVTVFGYELKTIDMFSDVEKEPASDIIKIVPKVEPKVEIRCPKNKICFEDYSVDQNMFKTLFLSIDNLKSDTLGKVRIAFFGDSFIEGDVFCGDFRDLLQEKFGGMGVGWVPVTSEVSQFRQTIKEDFKNYTTFDAVHHPKEKVPYPPFGICTQPLPNNSATYYSTHFSPRTDKLPNFRILYQSKSPFSAKVISDGNSQNIQLKAGKNIQDHSILINKSKKVNLTFASDPNIFLYGFSFEDQSGVYVDNFSLRGNAGLSLLSSSSEMHKSLNRLQDYKLIILQYGVNAVSEKASDFAWYTRMMNKVITEMKASYPQAGILLISVGDRSKKINGAYKTLPTIKLMVEAQRAIAAENKIAFWNMYEAMGGESSMVDYVTANPPKANKDYTHINFLGGKEIGTLLFNSLLFEYEKAKSK is encoded by the coding sequence GTGAAAAAAGACCAAGCTTTCTACGTTCCGATTTTATGCCTGATATTTCTAGCAGGCCTGATAGCTTTACGCTATCTACCTCCTGTCACTGTTTTCGGGTATGAGTTGAAAACCATAGATATGTTTTCAGATGTAGAAAAGGAACCTGCTTCTGATATTATAAAAATTGTTCCCAAGGTTGAGCCTAAAGTTGAAATCCGATGCCCTAAAAATAAAATTTGTTTTGAAGATTATTCTGTGGATCAGAATATGTTTAAAACTTTATTTTTATCAATTGATAATTTAAAATCAGATACTCTAGGCAAAGTTCGTATCGCTTTTTTTGGAGACAGCTTTATTGAAGGGGATGTATTTTGTGGGGATTTCAGAGACTTATTACAAGAAAAGTTTGGAGGCATGGGGGTTGGATGGGTACCTGTCACTTCAGAGGTGTCCCAATTCCGACAAACAATAAAAGAAGATTTTAAAAATTATACAACTTTTGACGCTGTACATCATCCAAAGGAAAAAGTTCCCTATCCTCCTTTTGGTATTTGCACACAACCTTTACCCAACAACAGTGCTACCTATTATTCTACTCATTTTTCACCGCGAACTGATAAACTTCCGAATTTCAGGATTTTATATCAATCCAAATCTCCTTTCTCTGCTAAAGTTATTTCAGATGGTAATTCTCAAAACATTCAACTAAAAGCTGGTAAAAATATACAGGATCATTCTATACTTATAAATAAATCGAAAAAGGTCAATCTTACTTTCGCTTCAGATCCGAATATATTTTTGTATGGATTTTCATTTGAGGATCAATCAGGAGTGTATGTCGATAATTTTTCTTTAAGAGGTAATGCTGGTTTATCTCTTTTATCGAGTTCGAGTGAAATGCATAAATCTTTAAACCGGCTACAAGATTACAAACTAATCATTCTTCAGTATGGAGTTAATGCCGTGTCAGAAAAAGCTAGTGACTTTGCATGGTATACTCGAATGATGAATAAGGTTATAACTGAAATGAAAGCTTCTTATCCTCAGGCAGGAATACTTTTAATCAGCGTTGGCGACAGAAGCAAAAAAATTAATGGAGCTTATAAAACTCTTCCAACTATTAAGTTAATGGTGGAAGCACAACGTGCAATTGCAGCTGAAAACAAAATTGCTTTCTGGAATATGTATGAAGCCATGGGCGGAGAAAGTTCTATGGTTGATTATGTAACTGCCAATCCTCCTAAGGCAAACAAAGACTATACACATATCAATTTTTTAGGTGGTAAAGAAATTGGAACTTTATTATTTAACAGTTTATTATTCGAATATGAAAAAGCAAAATCTAAATAA
- a CDS encoding GDSL-type esterase/lipase family protein has protein sequence MKKQNLNKPALILLVLCICFFQKAYTQQNYPFIKKEKNVIHNAKVLDSFFNSLRNSKNKQVNIVHIGDSHLQANHISHVLRTNFQTLFGNAGRGLVVPYQVAGTNSPEDIKSSSQFVWAGKRNCKPLLPQSTGIGGITIETKDSISAFMLELPEKYKFTHLDIFFENDEHSFDLKIEDTLNHQSISVKNFITLKDKNISKINLSKPTNKIEFVSIKSLPIQNHMTILGINTRNDNPGVIYHSIGVNGAEYFHYDTSEYFNVQTPFLSPDLLIISLGTNEAYRKDNDFNEDIIKEEIQHFIDNLKKHNPGVPILITTPANAYVNKKYQNARLKIIHDILVSYSDEQQLAYWDLQEVSGNASNWKNYNLFSKDLIHYNIKGYQLQGNLLFNALINSFNEYVSNNP, from the coding sequence ATGAAAAAGCAAAATCTAAATAAACCTGCCCTAATCCTTTTGGTGCTTTGTATTTGCTTTTTTCAAAAAGCGTATACTCAACAAAACTATCCTTTTATAAAAAAAGAGAAAAACGTTATACATAATGCTAAAGTTCTTGATTCTTTTTTCAATTCGTTGCGTAATTCAAAAAATAAACAAGTAAATATTGTTCATATAGGAGACTCACACCTTCAGGCGAATCACATAAGTCATGTTTTACGAACAAATTTCCAGACTTTGTTTGGTAATGCAGGACGAGGTTTGGTTGTTCCCTATCAGGTGGCGGGTACCAATTCTCCTGAAGATATTAAATCTTCTTCTCAGTTTGTATGGGCCGGAAAAAGAAACTGTAAGCCTTTACTCCCTCAATCAACAGGCATCGGAGGTATTACCATTGAAACTAAAGACTCAATATCAGCTTTTATGTTGGAACTTCCTGAAAAATATAAGTTTACTCATTTAGATATATTTTTTGAAAATGATGAGCATAGTTTTGATTTAAAAATTGAAGATACATTGAATCATCAATCCATATCTGTTAAAAATTTTATTACTTTAAAAGATAAAAACATATCGAAAATAAATCTATCTAAACCGACAAATAAAATTGAGTTTGTAAGTATCAAGTCTTTACCGATTCAAAATCACATGACTATATTGGGAATCAACACAAGAAATGATAATCCCGGAGTTATATATCATAGTATTGGTGTAAACGGGGCCGAATATTTTCATTATGATACTTCAGAATATTTTAATGTACAAACCCCTTTTCTCTCACCTGATTTACTGATTATTTCGTTAGGCACCAATGAGGCCTACAGAAAAGACAATGATTTTAACGAAGATATTATAAAGGAAGAAATTCAACATTTTATAGACAACTTAAAAAAACATAATCCGGGTGTGCCTATATTAATAACAACTCCGGCTAATGCTTACGTAAATAAAAAATATCAAAACGCCAGATTAAAAATTATACATGATATATTGGTTTCTTATTCTGATGAACAGCAACTCGCATATTGGGATTTACAGGAAGTAAGTGGTAATGCATCAAACTGGAAAAATTACAATTTATTCAGTAAAGATTTAATTCACTATAACATCAAAGGTTATCAATTACAGGGTAACTTATTATTTAACGCTTTAATTAACTCTTTTAACGAGTATGTTTCCAATAACCCATAA